The DNA segment ATCAAAATAATATCAAAATAATATCAAAATAAAAAATATCCAAGGGAAATAAATTTTTTATAAAAAATTGGATTAAGTTAAGGCGAAATTTTTTTTTTTCGCCTTTTTTTTTTCGATTTTTATAAAATAAATGGAGGATATTTATGAAAGAAACTAAGTATGTATTTGTAACAGGAGGAGTTGTATCATCTTTAGGAAAAGGAATTACAGCAGCATCGCTAGGAAGATTATTAAAAGAAAGAGGATATAGTGTAACTATTCAAAAATTTGATCCATATATAAATATAGATCCAGGAACAATGAATCCTTATGAGCATGGAGAAGTATTTGTAACTAACGATGGTGCTGAAACAGATTTGGACTTAGGTCATTATGAAAGATTTTTAGATGAAAATTTAACAAAGTATAATAATATTACAACTGGTAAAGTATACGAATCTGTAATCAATAAAGAAAGAAAAGGTCAATACTTGGGAAAGACTGTCCAAGTAATTCCACATATAACAAACGAGATAAAATCTAAAATAGAGTTAGTTGGAAAAGAAAATAATTCAGATGTAGTTATAACAGAGATAGGTGGTACAGTTGGAGATATTGAATCTACACCTTTTTTAGAAGCTATAAGACAATTTAAGTACGATGTAGGAAGAAATAATGTTTTATACATCCATGTGACACTTTTACCATATTTAAAAGCTGCAGGAGAATTAAAAACAAAGCCATCCCAGCATTCAGTAAAAGAACTGATGAGTTTAGGGATAAGACCAGATATTTTAGTTTGTAGAACAGAGCATCCTGTAAGTATGGATATAAAAAGAAAACTATCAATGTTTTGTGATATTGATGAGGATGCAGTGATAGAAGCTCCAGATGCTAAGACAATTTATGAAGTTCCACTTATAATGGAAGAGAATGGATTAGCTAACGTTGCATGTAAAAAATTAGGAATTGAAAATAAAAAACCAACTTTAAAGATTTGGAAAGAAATTGTAAGAAAAATTAAACATCCAA comes from the Cetobacterium somerae ATCC BAA-474 genome and includes:
- a CDS encoding CTP synthase, whose amino-acid sequence is MKETKYVFVTGGVVSSLGKGITAASLGRLLKERGYSVTIQKFDPYINIDPGTMNPYEHGEVFVTNDGAETDLDLGHYERFLDENLTKYNNITTGKVYESVINKERKGQYLGKTVQVIPHITNEIKSKIELVGKENNSDVVITEIGGTVGDIESTPFLEAIRQFKYDVGRNNVLYIHVTLLPYLKAAGELKTKPSQHSVKELMSLGIRPDILVCRTEHPVSMDIKRKLSMFCDIDEDAVIEAPDAKTIYEVPLIMEENGLANVACKKLGIENKKPTLKIWKEIVRKIKHPTDKIKLAVVGKYIELKDAYISINESIEHAAYELGLKAEIHYIQAEELDTKTLEQFNGILIPGGFGDRGVQGKIDAIKFARENRIPFLGICLGMQSAVIEFSRNVLAMEAANSTEFDKNTKFPVIDILLDQKNIENLGGTMRLGLYPCKLEKDSLAYELYQEELIYERHRHRYEFNNIYKEIIQKNGLKISGKSPDGTLAEIVELPKESHPFFIAGQFHPEFKSRPGKPHPLFLGFVKAIYKRENN